The following are encoded together in the Streptomyces flavofungini genome:
- the hutH gene encoding histidine ammonia-lyase — MQTVVLGTTGTTAEDVVAVARHNARVELGEDAVTALAAAREIVDALAAKPDPVYGVSTGFGALATRHIGPDLRAQLQRNIVRSHAAGMGPRVEREVVRALMFLRLKTVCSGHTGVRPEVAQTMADILNAGITPVVHEYGSLGCSGDLAPLSHCALTLMGEGEAEGPDGELKPAGELLAAHGITPVELREKEGLALLNGTDGMLGMLVMALADLDTLYKSADVTAALSLEALLGTDKVLAPELHAIRPHPGQSASAANMLAVLASSGLTGHHQDDAPRVQDAYSVRCAPQVAGAGRDTLAHARTVAERELASAVDNPVVLPGGTSQAFGTGGGRVESNGNFHGAPVAYVLDFLAIAAADLGSIAERRTDRLLDKNRSHGLPPFLADDAGVDSGLMIAQYTQAALVSEMKRLAVPASVDSIPSSAMQEDHVSMGWSAARKLRTAVANLNRIIAVELYAATRAIELRTGLTPAPASRAAIEAVRKAGVEGPGPDRFLAPDLEAADTFVREGRLVAAVEQVTGPLA; from the coding sequence ATGCAGACCGTGGTGCTGGGAACCACCGGCACAACCGCAGAGGACGTCGTAGCCGTCGCACGCCACAACGCACGCGTCGAACTCGGCGAGGACGCCGTCACCGCCCTCGCCGCGGCCCGCGAGATCGTGGACGCGCTCGCGGCCAAGCCGGACCCCGTCTACGGCGTCAGCACCGGCTTCGGCGCCCTCGCCACCCGGCACATCGGCCCGGACCTCCGCGCCCAGCTGCAGCGAAACATCGTCCGCTCGCACGCGGCCGGCATGGGCCCGCGGGTGGAGCGCGAGGTCGTGCGCGCGCTGATGTTCCTGCGCCTGAAGACGGTCTGCTCGGGCCACACCGGCGTCCGCCCCGAGGTCGCGCAGACCATGGCCGACATCCTGAACGCCGGCATCACCCCGGTCGTCCACGAGTACGGCTCCCTCGGCTGCTCCGGCGACCTCGCCCCGCTCAGCCACTGTGCCCTGACCCTGATGGGCGAGGGCGAGGCCGAGGGCCCGGACGGAGAGCTGAAGCCCGCGGGCGAACTGCTCGCCGCGCACGGCATCACCCCCGTCGAACTGCGTGAGAAGGAAGGCCTCGCCCTCCTCAACGGCACCGACGGCATGCTCGGCATGCTGGTCATGGCCCTCGCCGACCTCGACACGCTGTACAAGTCCGCCGACGTCACCGCCGCCCTCAGCCTGGAGGCGCTGCTCGGCACCGACAAGGTCCTCGCCCCCGAGCTGCACGCCATTCGCCCGCACCCGGGCCAGTCCGCGTCGGCCGCCAACATGCTGGCAGTCCTCGCCAGTTCGGGCCTGACGGGCCATCACCAGGACGACGCGCCCCGCGTGCAGGACGCGTACTCGGTGCGTTGCGCCCCGCAGGTCGCGGGCGCGGGCCGGGACACCCTCGCGCACGCCCGTACGGTCGCCGAGCGCGAGCTGGCGTCCGCCGTCGACAACCCCGTGGTGCTGCCTGGGGGCACCTCCCAGGCTTTCGGCACTGGGGGAGGTCGTGTCGAGTCCAACGGCAATTTCCACGGCGCCCCCGTGGCGTACGTCCTGGACTTCCTCGCCATCGCCGCCGCCGACCTCGGCTCGATCGCCGAGCGCCGCACCGACCGGCTGCTCGACAAGAACCGCAGCCACGGCCTGCCGCCGTTCCTCGCGGACGACGCGGGCGTCGACTCGGGCCTGATGATCGCCCAGTACACGCAGGCGGCTCTGGTGAGCGAGATGAAGCGGCTCGCCGTCCCGGCCTCCGTCGACTCCATCCCGTCCTCGGCGATGCAGGAGGACCACGTCTCCATGGGCTGGTCGGCCGCGCGCAAGCTGCGTACGGCCGTGGCCAACCTCAACCGGATCATCGCCGTGGAGCTGTACGCCGCCACCCGCGCGATCGAGCTGCGCACGGGCCTGACCCCCGCCCCCGCCAGCCGCGCCGCCATCGAGGCCGTCCGCAAGGCGGGCGTAGAGGGCCCGGGACCCGACCGCTTCCTGGCCCCGGACCTGGAGGCCGCCGACACCTTCGTCCGCGAGGGGCGGCTCGTCGCGGCCGTGGAGCAGGTGACGGGACCGCTGGCCTGA
- a CDS encoding GGDEF domain-containing protein, with translation MGEDIRLRAVVALAQGMAAAHTPRESWRAAAQGALLALGGSFAALSVWERERGRLRVLANVGERAPGEEEFPDGEAYPVHQFPEITEFLHERWAGGGEPHAWVETAGGPGDRERAGYCHQRVAALRRRGRGCCVVAPVVLHGRAWGELYVARPVGEHVFERGDADFASVLAAVVAAGIAQTERLEEARRLAFTDSLTGLANRRAVDLRLDEAVERHRAEGAVVSLVVCDLNGLKRVNDTLGHAVGDRLLERFGSVLSLCGAMLPGALAARLGGDEFCLLSVGPSADEVVRVADELCVRADELELGDGVACGVASTGDPIGAVRSARRLFRLADAAQYRAKAAGAAKPVVAGREGAAGGEDAVITLADSARPAGAGAAERRRFRGR, from the coding sequence ATGGGTGAGGACATTCGGCTGCGTGCCGTAGTGGCCCTGGCGCAGGGCATGGCCGCCGCGCACACTCCGCGTGAGTCCTGGCGGGCCGCCGCCCAGGGCGCGCTGCTCGCCCTGGGCGGGAGCTTCGCCGCGCTGTCCGTCTGGGAGCGGGAGCGCGGTCGGCTGCGGGTGCTCGCCAACGTCGGCGAACGCGCCCCGGGGGAGGAGGAGTTCCCCGATGGTGAGGCCTACCCCGTGCACCAGTTCCCGGAGATCACCGAGTTCCTGCACGAGCGGTGGGCCGGGGGCGGTGAGCCGCACGCGTGGGTGGAGACGGCGGGTGGGCCCGGGGACCGGGAGCGTGCCGGTTACTGCCACCAGCGGGTGGCCGCGCTGCGCAGGCGCGGGCGCGGGTGCTGTGTGGTCGCGCCGGTCGTGCTGCACGGGCGGGCCTGGGGCGAGCTGTATGTGGCCCGGCCCGTCGGGGAGCACGTCTTCGAGCGGGGCGACGCGGACTTCGCCTCCGTGCTCGCGGCTGTCGTCGCCGCCGGGATCGCCCAGACCGAGCGCCTCGAGGAGGCGCGGCGGCTGGCCTTCACGGACTCCCTGACCGGGCTCGCCAACCGGCGCGCGGTCGATCTGCGGCTCGACGAGGCCGTCGAGCGGCACCGGGCCGAGGGGGCGGTGGTGAGCCTCGTCGTGTGCGACCTGAACGGGCTCAAGCGAGTCAACGACACCCTCGGGCACGCGGTGGGGGACCGGCTGCTGGAACGGTTCGGGTCGGTGTTGTCGCTGTGCGGGGCGATGTTGCCGGGGGCGCTGGCCGCGCGGCTCGGCGGGGACGAGTTCTGTCTGCTCTCGGTGGGGCCGTCGGCGGACGAGGTGGTGCGGGTCGCCGACGAACTGTGCGTGCGGGCGGACGAGTTGGAGCTCGGGGACGGGGTCGCCTGCGGCGTGGCGTCGACCGGGGACCCGATCGGGGCGGTGCGGTCGGCTCGGCGCCTGTTCCGCCTCGCGGACGCGGCCCAGTACCGGGCGAAGGCCGCGGGGGCGGCCAAGCCGGTGGTGGCGGGGCGGGAGGGCGCTGCGGGCGGCGAGGACGCGGTGATCACCCTCGCCGATTCGGCCCGGCCCGCGGGAGCGGGCGCGGCCGAGCGGCGACGCTTCCGCGGGAGGTAG
- a CDS encoding enoyl-CoA hydratase/isomerase family protein, whose translation MGERRFGEFVEVRRHGYVAELALDRPKAMNAVSSAMARSIGEACAALAADPDARVVVLTSTHERAFCVGADLKERNSFSDAELVRQRPVARAAYTGVLELPMPTVAAVHGFALGGGFELALSCDIIVADPTAVVGLPEVSVGVIPGGGGTQLLPRRVGAARAAELIFSARRVEAAEAKELGLVDLVAGAGEDRDEALALAARIAANSPVGLRAAKRALRLGHGLDLRAGLEVEDAAWRSVAFSGDRAEGVAAFNEKRKPEWPGE comes from the coding sequence ATGGGCGAGCGTCGGTTCGGGGAGTTCGTGGAGGTCCGGCGGCACGGGTACGTGGCCGAGCTCGCGCTGGACCGGCCGAAGGCCATGAACGCCGTGTCCAGCGCCATGGCCCGGTCGATCGGCGAGGCCTGCGCGGCGCTCGCCGCGGACCCGGACGCGCGCGTCGTGGTGCTCACCTCCACCCACGAGCGCGCCTTCTGCGTCGGCGCCGACCTCAAGGAGCGGAACTCCTTCTCCGACGCCGAGTTGGTGCGCCAGCGGCCCGTCGCCCGCGCCGCCTACACCGGCGTCCTGGAGCTGCCGATGCCGACCGTCGCCGCCGTGCACGGCTTCGCGCTCGGCGGCGGCTTCGAGCTCGCCCTGTCCTGCGACATCATCGTCGCCGACCCCACCGCCGTCGTCGGCCTTCCCGAGGTGTCCGTCGGCGTGATCCCCGGTGGCGGCGGTACGCAACTCCTGCCCCGGCGCGTGGGGGCGGCGCGGGCCGCCGAGCTGATCTTCTCCGCGCGGCGCGTGGAGGCCGCCGAGGCCAAGGAGTTGGGCCTCGTCGACCTCGTCGCCGGGGCGGGCGAGGACCGCGACGAGGCCCTCGCCCTCGCGGCCCGCATCGCGGCCAACTCCCCCGTCGGCCTCCGCGCCGCCAAGCGCGCCCTGCGCCTCGGCCACGGCCTCGACCTCCGGGCCGGCCTGGAGGTCGAGGACGCGGCCTGGCGCTCGGTGGCGTTCTCCGGGGACCGGGCGGAGGGCGTGGCCGCGTTCAACGAGAAGCGGAAGCCGGAGTGGCCCGGGGAGTAG
- a CDS encoding adenylate/guanylate cyclase domain-containing protein: MTVDDTGSGQGTPPGPDGDPRPAESAYPQRDPSGAADEGSAAPADDEKPDEPDLAGSGPGSGVRGLNGTGGLNGTGGPDRAGSVDSTDGGDGADKDPLALRLEQLILGADRRYTPFQAARSAGVSMELASRFWRAMGFPDIGQAKALTEADVLALRRLAGLVEAGLLSEAMAVQVARSTGQTTARLAEWQIDSFLEGLTEPPEPGMTRTEVTYPLVELLLPELEEFLVYVWRRQLAAATGRVVQAADDEEMVDRRLAVGFADLVGFTRLTRRMEEEELGELVEAFETTAADLVAAHGGRLIKTLGDEVLYAADDAGTAAEIALRLIETMANDETMPELRVGIAFGTVTTRMGDVFGTTVNLASRLTSIAPRDAVLVDGALAEELVRTGDAPASETEAAALAEKAEKEGEEPPGYRFALQPMWQRPVRGLGIVEPWLLARRG, from the coding sequence GTGACCGTCGACGACACCGGCTCCGGCCAGGGCACACCCCCCGGCCCCGACGGTGACCCCCGCCCGGCGGAATCGGCCTACCCGCAACGCGACCCGAGCGGCGCGGCCGACGAGGGCTCCGCCGCCCCCGCGGACGACGAGAAGCCGGACGAACCGGACCTCGCCGGGAGCGGACCCGGCAGCGGCGTGCGCGGCCTGAACGGCACGGGGGGCCTGAACGGCACGGGCGGCCCGGACCGCGCGGGCAGTGTGGACAGCACCGACGGCGGCGACGGTGCCGACAAGGACCCGCTCGCGCTCCGCCTCGAACAGCTCATCCTCGGCGCCGACCGCCGCTACACCCCGTTCCAGGCGGCCCGCAGCGCCGGTGTCTCCATGGAGCTGGCCTCGCGCTTCTGGCGCGCCATGGGCTTCCCGGACATCGGCCAGGCCAAGGCCCTGACCGAGGCCGACGTGCTCGCGCTGCGGCGGCTCGCCGGTCTGGTGGAGGCGGGGCTGCTCAGCGAGGCCATGGCCGTCCAGGTGGCGCGCTCCACCGGGCAGACCACCGCCCGCCTGGCCGAATGGCAGATCGACTCCTTCCTGGAGGGCCTGACGGAGCCCCCCGAGCCGGGCATGACCCGCACCGAGGTCACGTACCCCCTGGTGGAGCTGCTCCTGCCGGAGCTGGAGGAGTTCCTGGTGTACGTGTGGCGGCGCCAGCTCGCCGCCGCCACCGGGCGCGTCGTGCAGGCCGCCGACGACGAGGAGATGGTCGACCGGCGGCTCGCCGTCGGGTTCGCCGACCTGGTCGGCTTCACGCGGCTCACCCGGCGCATGGAGGAGGAGGAACTGGGCGAGCTGGTCGAGGCGTTCGAGACCACCGCCGCCGACCTGGTCGCCGCGCACGGCGGGCGGCTCATCAAGACCCTCGGCGACGAGGTCCTGTACGCCGCCGACGACGCGGGCACCGCCGCGGAGATCGCGCTGCGCCTCATCGAGACCATGGCCAACGACGAGACCATGCCCGAGCTGCGCGTCGGCATCGCCTTCGGCACCGTCACCACGCGCATGGGCGACGTCTTCGGCACCACCGTGAACCTCGCGTCCCGGCTCACCTCGATAGCGCCCCGCGACGCCGTGCTCGTCGACGGCGCGCTCGCCGAGGAACTGGTGCGCACCGGCGACGCGCCCGCCTCCGAGACGGAGGCCGCCGCCCTGGCCGAGAAGGCCGAGAAGGAGGGCGAGGAGCCGCCCGGCTACCGCTTCGCCCTGCAGCCCATGTGGCAGCGGCCGGTCCGCGGGCTCGGCATCGTCGAGCCCTGGCTGCTCGCCCGCCGCGGCTGA
- a CDS encoding biotin--[acetyl-CoA-carboxylase] ligase has protein sequence MTPPNDANDPPSRWSDLDRPPLSAAALRRALVREGGLWTSLDVVATTGSTNTDLAARADELPEGAVLVAEEQSAGRGRLDRRWSAPPRSGLFFSVLLKPDDVPVERWGWLPLLTGVAVATGIARAAGVDTALKWPNDLLVAVDGEERKAGGILAERAGSVGGGGIVVGVGVNVSLRADELPVPGAGSLALAGAAGTDRDPVLRAVLREVENWYGKWRAAGGDPASTRLQEAYAAGCATLGRRVRAELPGGRDVTGEAVAVDGDGRLVLATEDGVREPVGAGDVVHLRPAGEG, from the coding sequence ATGACGCCGCCGAATGACGCAAACGACCCCCCGAGCCGCTGGTCCGACCTGGATCGGCCGCCCCTCTCCGCCGCCGCGCTGCGCCGCGCCCTCGTCCGCGAGGGCGGCCTGTGGACGTCCCTCGACGTCGTCGCCACCACCGGCTCCACCAACACCGACCTCGCCGCCCGCGCCGACGAACTGCCCGAGGGCGCCGTCCTCGTCGCCGAGGAGCAGAGCGCGGGGCGCGGGCGCCTCGACCGGCGCTGGAGCGCGCCCCCGCGCTCCGGCCTGTTCTTCTCCGTCCTGCTCAAGCCGGACGACGTACCGGTGGAGCGGTGGGGGTGGCTCCCCCTCCTCACCGGCGTCGCCGTCGCCACGGGCATCGCCCGCGCCGCCGGGGTCGACACCGCCCTGAAGTGGCCCAACGACCTTCTTGTCGCTGTCGACGGCGAGGAGCGCAAGGCCGGCGGCATCCTCGCGGAGCGCGCCGGATCCGTCGGCGGCGGCGGGATCGTCGTCGGTGTCGGCGTCAACGTCTCCCTGCGCGCCGACGAACTGCCCGTGCCCGGGGCCGGGTCCCTCGCCCTCGCCGGGGCGGCGGGCACCGACCGCGATCCGGTGCTGCGGGCCGTGCTGCGCGAGGTGGAGAACTGGTACGGGAAGTGGCGGGCGGCGGGCGGCGACCCGGCGTCGACGCGCCTGCAGGAGGCGTACGCGGCCGGATGCGCCACGCTCGGCCGCAGGGTCCGCGCCGAACTGCCCGGCGGGCGCGACGTCACGGGCGAGGCCGTGGCCGTAGACGGCGACGGGCGGCTCGTCCTCGCCACGGAGGACGGGGTGCGGGAGCCGGTGGGGGCGGGGGACGTGGTGCATCTGCGGCCCGCGGGGGAGGGCTGA
- a CDS encoding acyl-CoA carboxylase subunit beta, producing the protein MSEPQEPTRAETPDTEIDIHTTAGKLADLRRRIDEAKHAGSARAVEKQHAKGKLTARERVELLLDEGSFVELDEFARHRSTNFGLEANRPYGDGVVTGYGTVDGRPVAVFSQDFTVFGGALGEVFGQKIVKVMDFALKTGCPVVGINDSGGARIQEGVMALGMYGEIFRRNTHASGVIPQISLVVGPCAGGAVYSPAITDFTVMVDQTSHMFITGPDVIKTVTGEDVGFEELGGARTHNATSGVAHHMAGDEKDAIEYVKSLLSYLPSNNLTEPPAFPEEADLEPSDEDRELDTLVPDSANQPYDMHTVLEHVLDDAEFFETQPLFAPNIITGFGRVEGHPVGLVANQPMQFAGCLDIDASEKAARFVRTCDAFNVPVITFVDVPGFLPGVDQEHTGIIRRGAKLIYAYAEATVPLITVITRKAFGGAYDVMGSKHLGADLNLAWPTAQIAVMGAQGAVNILHRRTIAAAEPEAQEATRARLIQEYEDALLNPYTAAERGYIDAVILPSETRSHLVRGLRQLRTKRESLPPKKHGNIPL; encoded by the coding sequence ATGTCCGAGCCGCAAGAGCCCACCAGGGCCGAAACGCCCGACACTGAGATCGACATCCACACGACGGCGGGCAAGCTCGCCGATCTGCGGCGCCGCATCGACGAGGCGAAGCACGCGGGTTCCGCGCGGGCGGTCGAGAAGCAGCACGCGAAGGGGAAGCTGACCGCGCGCGAGCGGGTCGAACTTCTTCTGGACGAGGGTTCGTTCGTCGAGCTGGACGAGTTCGCGCGGCACCGCTCCACGAACTTCGGCCTGGAGGCCAACCGGCCGTACGGCGACGGGGTGGTGACCGGATACGGCACGGTGGACGGCCGCCCGGTGGCGGTGTTCTCGCAGGACTTCACTGTGTTCGGCGGCGCGCTCGGCGAGGTCTTCGGCCAGAAGATCGTGAAGGTGATGGACTTCGCCCTGAAGACGGGCTGTCCGGTGGTCGGCATCAACGACTCGGGCGGCGCCCGCATCCAGGAGGGCGTGATGGCGCTCGGGATGTACGGGGAGATCTTCCGCAGGAACACCCACGCCTCCGGTGTGATCCCGCAGATCAGCCTCGTGGTCGGCCCGTGCGCGGGCGGCGCGGTGTACTCCCCCGCGATCACGGACTTCACGGTCATGGTCGACCAGACGTCGCACATGTTCATCACGGGCCCGGACGTCATCAAGACGGTCACCGGTGAGGACGTCGGCTTCGAGGAGCTGGGCGGCGCCCGCACGCACAACGCGACCTCGGGCGTGGCGCACCACATGGCGGGTGACGAGAAGGACGCCATCGAGTACGTGAAGTCGCTCCTGTCGTACCTGCCGTCGAACAACCTGACCGAGCCCCCGGCCTTCCCCGAGGAGGCGGACCTCGAACCGTCCGACGAGGACCGCGAGCTGGACACGCTCGTGCCGGACAGCGCGAACCAGCCGTACGACATGCACACGGTCCTCGAACACGTCCTGGACGACGCCGAGTTCTTCGAGACCCAGCCGTTGTTCGCGCCGAACATCATCACGGGCTTCGGCCGCGTCGAGGGCCACCCGGTGGGCCTGGTCGCCAACCAGCCGATGCAGTTCGCGGGCTGTCTGGACATCGACGCGTCCGAGAAGGCGGCGCGGTTCGTGCGCACCTGCGACGCGTTCAACGTGCCCGTGATCACCTTCGTGGACGTGCCGGGCTTCCTGCCGGGCGTGGACCAGGAGCACACGGGCATCATCCGCCGCGGCGCCAAGCTCATCTACGCCTACGCCGAGGCCACGGTCCCCCTCATCACCGTCATCACACGCAAGGCGTTCGGCGGGGCGTACGACGTGATGGGCTCCAAGCACCTGGGCGCCGATCTGAACCTGGCCTGGCCGACGGCGCAGATCGCGGTGATGGGCGCGCAGGGCGCGGTGAACATCCTGCACCGCCGCACGATCGCGGCGGCCGAGCCCGAGGCCCAGGAGGCCACCCGGGCCCGCCTGATCCAGGAGTACGAGGACGCGCTCCTGAACCCGTACACGGCGGCCGAGCGCGGCTACATCGACGCCGTGATCCTGCCGTCCGAGACCCGCTCGCACCTCGTCCGGGGCCTGCGTCAGCTGCGGACGAAGCGGGAATCCCTGCCTCCGAAGAAGCACGGCAACATCCCGCTGTAG
- a CDS encoding acyl-CoA carboxylase epsilon subunit — MIKVVRGNPTPEELAAALAVVQARAAAAAHAPSGAPPVPAAWADPARVARERLPAPGAAAWSRTYWPG; from the coding sequence GTGATCAAGGTCGTACGGGGCAATCCCACCCCTGAGGAGCTGGCCGCCGCCCTGGCGGTGGTCCAGGCGCGCGCCGCGGCGGCAGCGCACGCGCCGTCCGGCGCGCCCCCGGTCCCGGCCGCCTGGGCGGACCCGGCGCGGGTGGCCCGCGAGCGGCTGCCCGCTCCGGGCGCGGCGGCGTGGAGCCGCACGTACTGGCCGGGGTGA
- a CDS encoding FG-GAP repeat protein — protein sequence MREMRRSVLTAAATAVTATAGLLVPLSGTAAAAPAAPAASEAADFNGDGYGDVVLATPKATVNGVKKAGHVAVLYGTARGVEGGRKALISQASSKVPGVPEAGDQFGGAYDTGDLDGDGYTDLVVGVPGENDDAGLMTVLWGGRGGLNNGGLSTATPHPGLDLHYGRSVAVGDFDGDGRQQLATHSYYGGVSMSGDGFTRTRAPEQRRLSMGGGDGFRIVERLDAGDYDGDGDDDLLASGIENIEGDELNGWFGHWAGGRDGMTFTDRPAALPPTRIGLKGSGDIDKDGYADVVVTDYDLAKGGGVGVYYGGPAGPGTGGKTVLDQDSPGVPGVDEGGDEFGASAAVGDVDGDGYADVAVGAPAEDVDGRVATGAVTLLKGSASGLTGAGAQALNQSTAGVPGAAEDDDRFGSAVRVQDTDGDGRAEVVVAAADEDVFAGARWSDGSDWVLRGSSAGVTTTGAYALSEKAFGLTYQNKSFGSVLGS from the coding sequence ATGCGCGAGATGCGCAGAAGTGTCCTGACCGCGGCGGCCACGGCCGTGACGGCCACCGCGGGCCTGCTGGTCCCGCTGTCCGGCACAGCCGCGGCGGCCCCCGCCGCCCCCGCTGCCTCTGAGGCCGCCGACTTCAACGGCGACGGCTACGGAGACGTGGTGCTCGCCACCCCCAAGGCCACCGTGAACGGCGTCAAGAAGGCCGGGCACGTCGCCGTCCTCTACGGCACCGCGCGGGGCGTCGAGGGCGGCCGCAAGGCGCTGATCAGCCAGGCCTCGTCGAAGGTGCCGGGCGTCCCGGAGGCCGGGGACCAGTTCGGCGGGGCGTACGACACCGGGGACCTCGACGGCGACGGGTACACCGACCTGGTCGTCGGCGTCCCGGGCGAGAACGACGACGCCGGGCTCATGACCGTCCTGTGGGGCGGCCGGGGCGGCCTGAACAACGGCGGCCTGAGCACGGCGACGCCGCACCCCGGCCTCGACCTGCACTACGGCCGGTCCGTGGCCGTCGGCGACTTCGACGGCGACGGCAGGCAGCAGCTCGCCACGCACTCGTACTACGGCGGCGTCAGCATGTCCGGCGACGGCTTCACCCGCACCAGGGCGCCCGAGCAGCGGCGGCTGAGCATGGGCGGCGGTGACGGCTTCCGGATCGTCGAGCGCCTGGACGCCGGCGACTACGACGGTGACGGCGACGACGACCTGCTGGCCTCCGGCATCGAGAACATCGAGGGCGACGAGCTGAACGGCTGGTTCGGCCACTGGGCCGGAGGCCGTGACGGCATGACGTTCACCGACCGGCCCGCGGCGCTGCCCCCGACCCGCATCGGCCTGAAGGGTTCCGGCGACATCGACAAGGACGGCTACGCCGACGTCGTCGTCACCGACTACGACCTCGCCAAGGGCGGCGGCGTCGGCGTCTACTACGGCGGCCCCGCGGGCCCCGGCACCGGCGGCAAGACGGTCCTCGACCAGGACAGCCCGGGTGTGCCGGGCGTGGACGAGGGCGGCGACGAGTTCGGGGCGAGTGCCGCGGTCGGTGACGTCGACGGCGACGGTTACGCGGACGTAGCGGTCGGCGCGCCCGCCGAGGACGTGGACGGCCGCGTCGCGACCGGCGCCGTCACCCTCCTCAAGGGCTCCGCGTCCGGCCTCACCGGCGCGGGCGCGCAGGCCCTGAACCAGAGCACGGCGGGCGTGCCCGGCGCCGCCGAGGACGACGACCGCTTCGGCTCCGCCGTCCGCGTGCAGGACACCGACGGCGACGGCCGGGCCGAGGTCGTCGTCGCGGCGGCCGACGAGGACGTGTTCGCCGGGGCGCGCTGGTCCGACGGCTCGGACTGGGTGCTGCGCGGGTCCTCGGCCGGGGTCACGACGACCGGGGCGTACGCGCTCAGCGAGAAGGCGTTCGGCCTCACCTACCAGAACAAGAGCTTCGGGTCGGTGCTCGGGAGCTGA